One Pantoea eucalypti genomic region harbors:
- a CDS encoding methyl-accepting chemotaxis protein — protein MGLSQRISDIKIGKKLGAGFIVLIAASLAITFMAFDCFRSIKDNSARRSITVEMVNTLGKARLNRTLYQYTKDPKFASQNVQALKDLEALYKRLDGFKWDEIGQQKITLMGQLLNDYKSQREKFVASAEATSAALDAIKPGALIGFAHQFESLDMAQSPDAALPVMHLAAALFDAANVEKAFLDKPTETSRDAVLEEYTAINTLSEQLDIFAQPTISDGTRNLLNTLAQQRQALTRYIDASEKEKGESASLTAAAERLNAAVSDTFAFQSQLSAEFIKQAEWRIAFAALICAILSLLIAWRITRSITQPLKETLNAAQRIASGDLTTSLKTTRGDELGQLMQAVDAMNISLQNIITNVRDGVSSVARASAEIAAGNTDLSSRTEQQSAAVVQTAASMEELSSTVKQNAENAHHASQLATDASVNAGRGGEIIRDVIVTMDSISQSSGKIGEIIHVINSISFQTNILALNAAVEAARAGEQGRGFAVVAGEVRNLAQRSSLAAKEIETLIRESLDRVQDGSAFVERAGTTMNDIVRSVSQVKDIMGEIAAASDEQNRGISQIATAMAEMDTTTQQNAALVEESSAAASSLESQADELEKTVAVFRLSAVQTRTPVLTPRLVPAVPVAASADASWESF, from the coding sequence ATGGGTCTTTCTCAACGTATCTCTGATATTAAAATCGGAAAAAAACTGGGTGCCGGCTTTATCGTCCTTATCGCTGCCTCGCTTGCCATTACCTTTATGGCTTTTGACTGTTTTCGCAGTATCAAAGACAACTCTGCCCGGCGCTCAATTACCGTGGAAATGGTTAACACCTTAGGCAAAGCACGTCTTAACCGTACCCTCTACCAGTACACCAAAGATCCCAAATTTGCGTCACAGAACGTTCAGGCCCTGAAGGATTTAGAAGCGCTTTATAAACGGCTGGATGGATTCAAATGGGATGAGATTGGTCAGCAGAAAATCACCCTGATGGGACAGCTGCTCAACGACTACAAGAGCCAGCGTGAGAAATTTGTGGCATCCGCAGAAGCAACCTCCGCCGCTCTCGATGCGATTAAACCCGGTGCCCTGATCGGTTTTGCACATCAGTTTGAATCGCTCGATATGGCTCAGTCACCGGATGCGGCCCTTCCCGTCATGCATCTGGCTGCCGCACTGTTTGATGCCGCCAATGTTGAAAAAGCGTTTCTGGATAAACCCACAGAGACCAGCAGAGATGCGGTCCTGGAAGAATACACTGCGATTAATACGCTGAGTGAGCAGCTGGACATTTTTGCTCAGCCCACCATCAGTGATGGCACGCGAAACTTACTTAACACGCTTGCGCAGCAGCGCCAGGCTTTAACGCGCTATATCGATGCTTCAGAGAAAGAAAAAGGCGAATCTGCGAGCCTGACTGCTGCTGCTGAACGGCTCAATGCGGCAGTCTCTGACACCTTTGCGTTCCAGTCTCAGCTTTCTGCAGAGTTCATTAAACAGGCGGAGTGGCGTATTGCGTTTGCCGCGCTGATTTGTGCCATTCTGAGCCTGCTGATTGCCTGGCGGATCACCCGCAGCATTACGCAGCCCCTGAAAGAGACACTGAATGCCGCGCAGCGTATCGCCAGCGGGGATTTAACAACCTCGCTGAAAACCACGCGTGGCGATGAGTTGGGTCAGTTGATGCAGGCGGTAGATGCAATGAACATCAGCCTGCAGAACATCATCACCAACGTGCGCGATGGCGTCAGCAGCGTGGCGCGCGCTTCGGCAGAAATTGCCGCAGGCAACACCGACCTGTCATCGCGCACTGAGCAGCAGTCTGCCGCCGTGGTTCAGACAGCTGCCAGTATGGAAGAGCTCTCCTCGACGGTGAAACAGAATGCGGAGAACGCCCACCATGCAAGTCAGCTGGCGACCGATGCGTCGGTGAATGCCGGACGCGGTGGTGAGATTATCCGTGATGTTATCGTCACCATGGACAGCATCAGCCAGAGTTCAGGGAAAATTGGCGAAATCATTCACGTCATCAATAGCATCTCTTTCCAGACTAACATCCTGGCACTCAACGCTGCCGTGGAAGCGGCACGCGCCGGTGAACAGGGGCGCGGGTTTGCGGTGGTTGCAGGTGAAGTGAGAAATCTGGCCCAGCGCAGCTCGCTGGCCGCTAAAGAGATTGAAACGCTGATTCGCGAGTCACTTGACCGGGTGCAGGATGGCTCTGCGTTTGTTGAACGCGCCGGCACCACGATGAATGACATCGTTCGCTCAGTCAGTCAGGTTAAAGACATTATGGGTGAGATTGCTGCCGCATCTGACGAGCAAAACCGCGGCATTTCTCAGATTGCCACGGCCATGGCCGAAATGGATACCACCACGCAACAGAACGCCGCGCTGGTTGAAGAGTCTTCCGCTGCAGCCAGCTCTCTGGAGTCGCAGGCAGATGAACTGGAAAAAACAGTGGCTGTGTTCCGTCTCTCTGCCGTGCAAACCCGAACTCCGGTTCTGACGCCACGTTTAGTACCTGCTGTGCCTGTGGCGGCATCCGCAGACGCCAGCTGGGAGAGTTTTTAA
- a CDS encoding FAD-binding oxidoreductase encodes MDSEQRQQALALILQALPDLDWTLQAPKVKRLSRDFHWFSPVLKRQLEDKQADAVVRPRSEEELRLLVKACVQHQLPLILRCGATGNYGQLVPLEGGILVDMTGFNQVCELGNGVVRAQAGIRLAEIETLTRPTGWELRCMPSTYRLASLGGLYGGGFGGIGSINYGPLGAPGNVLSVKVMTMEAEPRILQVPAPQALLLHHAYGSNGIVLEVALALAPVHQWIERLDVFDDFTDALDYANAFARSPGLAKRQLALFAAPIPSYFSHLNGRYQASQHAVISVIAQESEGFCAHLLEKYRGQSALRQPADEAREANASLMEYCWNHTTLHALKVDSSLTYLQTAFNHTCYRQQIIDMAALFGDEVISHIEFLRDNDGNITASGLQLVRYSTEERLNEIMTTFRDNDVKINNPHVYHIEDGKQGEIKPDVVSVKKCLDPEGLLNPGKLRGWAERDNLVLDKDPLLLIIK; translated from the coding sequence ATGGACAGTGAACAACGTCAACAGGCGCTCGCCCTGATTCTGCAGGCGCTGCCTGATCTGGACTGGACTTTACAGGCGCCGAAGGTCAAACGCCTTTCCCGTGATTTTCACTGGTTCAGCCCGGTGCTTAAGCGGCAACTGGAAGACAAACAGGCCGATGCCGTGGTCAGGCCGCGCAGCGAAGAAGAGCTGAGATTACTGGTGAAAGCCTGTGTTCAGCATCAGTTGCCGCTGATCCTGCGCTGCGGCGCGACCGGCAACTACGGCCAGCTGGTGCCACTGGAGGGCGGCATTCTGGTCGATATGACCGGATTCAATCAGGTATGTGAACTGGGCAACGGCGTGGTACGGGCGCAGGCTGGGATCCGGCTGGCGGAGATTGAAACCCTGACCCGGCCAACAGGATGGGAACTGCGCTGCATGCCTTCCACCTACCGGCTCGCCAGTCTGGGCGGCCTTTACGGCGGCGGATTTGGCGGTATCGGCTCCATTAACTACGGCCCACTCGGCGCGCCCGGCAATGTGCTCAGCGTAAAAGTCATGACGATGGAAGCCGAACCACGCATTCTGCAGGTGCCCGCGCCACAGGCATTGCTGCTGCATCATGCCTATGGCAGCAACGGTATTGTGCTTGAGGTGGCGCTGGCACTGGCACCGGTCCATCAGTGGATTGAGAGGCTGGACGTGTTTGATGATTTCACCGACGCGCTGGATTATGCCAATGCCTTTGCCCGTTCGCCGGGGCTGGCAAAACGCCAGCTCGCGCTGTTCGCCGCGCCAATCCCCTCTTATTTCAGTCACCTGAACGGACGCTATCAGGCCAGCCAGCATGCGGTAATCAGTGTGATCGCGCAGGAAAGCGAAGGATTTTGCGCGCATCTGCTGGAAAAATACCGCGGTCAGAGCGCCCTGCGCCAGCCGGCCGACGAAGCGCGTGAGGCTAACGCGTCGCTGATGGAGTATTGCTGGAACCACACCACGCTGCACGCACTTAAAGTTGACAGCTCTCTGACATATTTACAGACAGCGTTTAATCACACCTGTTATCGTCAGCAGATTATCGATATGGCAGCGTTGTTCGGTGATGAGGTTATTTCGCATATTGAATTCCTGCGTGACAATGATGGCAATATTACCGCAAGCGGTTTGCAACTTGTGCGTTATTCAACCGAAGAAAGACTGAATGAAATAATGACAACCTTCCGTGACAATGACGTAAAAATAAATAACCCACATGTTTATCATATTGAGGATGGTAAACAGGGAGAGATTAAACCTGACGTCGTTTCTGTTAAGAAGTGTCTTGATCCTGAAGGATTACTTAACCCCGGCAAGCTCAGAGGCTGGGCGGAACGCGACAACCTCGTATTAGATAAAGACCCTCTGTTATTAATCATTAAATAA
- a CDS encoding ABC transporter permease, protein MKTQNASPWINNPTFRKVLYPAVVAVVVILLWQGWVSYFNIPQFLVPSPVVMLQSLWTHCGSLMTSLLFTLKITLISFLLSIVIGAVVAFVLVQNRFIETALFPYIVFLQVTPIVAIAPLIIIWVKDTTLSLVVCSTLMAVFPIISNTTQGLRSVSPGLLSYFQLNHASRLQILIRLRIPSALPYFFGALRISSGLSLIGAVVAEFVAGTGGNNTGLAYQILQAGYQLDIPLMFAALLLISLTGIALFGAMSWISRRVLSAWHESEAVQSH, encoded by the coding sequence ATGAAAACGCAAAATGCTTCTCCGTGGATCAACAACCCCACGTTTCGCAAAGTGCTCTATCCGGCGGTAGTCGCCGTGGTGGTCATTTTGCTATGGCAAGGCTGGGTGAGCTATTTCAACATCCCTCAGTTTCTGGTGCCGTCACCGGTGGTGATGCTGCAAAGCCTGTGGACACATTGCGGTTCGCTGATGACGTCGCTGCTGTTCACCCTGAAAATCACCCTGATTTCATTTTTACTGTCGATTGTCATCGGTGCAGTCGTGGCGTTCGTACTGGTACAGAACCGCTTTATTGAAACCGCGCTGTTTCCCTACATCGTGTTCCTGCAGGTGACGCCGATCGTCGCCATCGCGCCGTTGATCATCATCTGGGTCAAAGACACCACATTGTCGCTGGTGGTGTGTTCAACGCTGATGGCGGTGTTCCCGATTATTTCCAATACCACACAGGGGCTTCGCAGCGTATCGCCGGGGCTGCTGAGCTATTTTCAGCTGAATCACGCCAGCCGTCTGCAAATCCTCATTCGCCTGCGCATTCCCTCCGCTCTGCCCTATTTCTTCGGCGCACTGCGCATTTCCAGCGGTCTGTCACTGATTGGTGCGGTGGTGGCTGAGTTTGTGGCCGGCACCGGCGGCAATAATACCGGCCTGGCCTACCAGATATTGCAGGCGGGCTATCAGTTGGACATCCCGCTGATGTTTGCCGCTCTGCTGCTTATTTCACTCACCGGCATTGCACTCTTTGGCGCGATGTCCTGGATTTCCCGACGCGTGCTGAGTGCCTGGCATGAAAGCGAAGCCGTGCAATCTCATTAA
- a CDS encoding ABC transporter ATP-binding protein, whose translation MNSAPKLTVMSDVRSVISPTVPAIEVLSAEKIYSNGTRALLPVNLTINQGEFVTLLGPSGCGKSTLLKMVAGLVEPSDGKLMLWRRESREKAQVPLSFVFQEATLMPWSNVQNNVRLPLDLAGVPRAEANTRVSEALELVGLGKFANVLPRELSGGMQMRVSIARGLVTRPKLLLMDEPFGALDEITRNKLDSDLLRLWREQGLTVVFVTHSIHEAVFLSQRVIMMAARPGRVVEDIAINEPFPRSEDFRVSPAFSRYAKQLQDSLLQASQSGME comes from the coding sequence ATGAATTCAGCCCCGAAACTCACCGTGATGAGCGATGTCCGCTCAGTTATTTCTCCAACCGTTCCGGCTATCGAGGTGTTGTCGGCGGAGAAAATTTACAGCAACGGCACCCGCGCGCTTCTGCCGGTCAATCTGACCATTAATCAGGGCGAATTTGTCACGCTGCTCGGCCCGTCGGGCTGCGGCAAAAGTACGCTGTTAAAAATGGTTGCCGGTCTGGTGGAACCCAGCGACGGCAAGCTGATGCTGTGGCGCCGCGAAAGTCGTGAAAAAGCGCAGGTTCCGCTCTCTTTCGTGTTTCAGGAAGCCACGCTGATGCCGTGGAGTAATGTGCAGAACAACGTGCGTTTGCCGCTGGATCTGGCAGGCGTACCCCGCGCTGAAGCCAATACCCGCGTCAGTGAAGCGCTGGAACTGGTGGGGCTTGGCAAATTTGCCAACGTCCTGCCTCGCGAACTGTCAGGCGGCATGCAGATGCGCGTGTCGATTGCCCGCGGCCTGGTCACGCGCCCGAAGCTGCTGCTGATGGATGAACCGTTCGGCGCGCTCGACGAAATCACCCGCAACAAACTCGACAGCGACCTTCTGCGCCTGTGGCGGGAACAGGGACTGACGGTCGTGTTCGTCACTCACTCGATCCACGAAGCGGTGTTCCTGTCGCAGCGGGTGATCATGATGGCCGCGCGTCCGGGGCGCGTGGTGGAAGATATCGCCATCAACGAACCTTTTCCGCGCAGCGAAGATTTCCGCGTCAGTCCGGCATTTTCACGCTATGCGAAGCAGTTGCAGGACAGCCTGCTGCAAGCCAGCCAATCGGGTATGGAGTAA
- a CDS encoding ABC transporter substrate-binding protein, with protein MKLRRSPTYTLLALLLSGVSASSMAEEKFTFLTNWYAQAEHGGFYEAQAKGLYKTAGLDVSIKMGGPQVNVMQLMAAGQADCTLGDNGQALETWQAGVHAVTVATVFQHSPTVFISHDKVGAGEQLKDKTFLLATEAYTSFWPWAKSELGLGNAKVRPYTFSVQPFLADNNLVQQGYVTSEPFSIEKGGKPFYVYMLSDWGYPPYGNSIICMADTVKKRPAAVAAFVKASMQGWKEYLQDPAAGNALITQANPRMGADQIAFGIAQMKKYALVTGGDALTGGIGIITEPRLKKTWEMLVKNKLIDADKVPFAQTYTLDMIKDAKVMP; from the coding sequence ATGAAACTACGGCGTTCACCCACTTACACCCTGCTGGCTCTGCTGCTGAGCGGCGTTTCGGCCAGTTCAATGGCGGAAGAGAAATTCACGTTCCTGACCAACTGGTACGCGCAGGCGGAGCATGGCGGATTTTACGAGGCGCAGGCTAAAGGGTTGTACAAAACCGCCGGTCTGGATGTCAGCATTAAAATGGGCGGCCCGCAGGTTAACGTGATGCAACTGATGGCCGCTGGTCAGGCGGACTGTACGCTCGGCGACAATGGCCAGGCGCTGGAAACCTGGCAGGCTGGCGTGCATGCGGTGACCGTGGCGACGGTGTTCCAGCATTCGCCGACGGTGTTTATCAGCCACGATAAAGTCGGGGCCGGCGAGCAACTGAAAGACAAAACCTTTTTGCTGGCGACCGAGGCGTATACCTCATTCTGGCCCTGGGCGAAAAGTGAACTGGGGCTGGGTAACGCCAAAGTCCGGCCCTACACCTTCAGCGTGCAGCCGTTTCTTGCGGACAATAATCTGGTACAGCAGGGTTATGTGACTTCCGAGCCGTTCTCAATCGAGAAAGGTGGCAAACCGTTCTATGTCTACATGCTTAGCGACTGGGGATATCCGCCTTACGGCAACTCCATTATCTGCATGGCCGACACTGTCAAAAAACGCCCGGCAGCCGTGGCGGCGTTCGTGAAAGCCTCCATGCAGGGCTGGAAGGAATATCTGCAGGACCCCGCCGCGGGCAACGCGCTCATTACCCAGGCTAACCCGCGTATGGGCGCCGACCAGATTGCCTTTGGCATTGCGCAGATGAAGAAGTATGCGCTGGTGACAGGTGGCGACGCGCTAACCGGCGGTATCGGCATCATCACTGAACCTCGTCTGAAAAAGACCTGGGAGATGCTGGTCAAAAATAAACTCATCGACGCGGATAAAGTGCCGTTTGCGCAGACCTATACCCTCGACATGATTAAAGACGCGAAGGTTATGCCATGA
- a CDS encoding creatininase family protein, whose amino-acid sequence MINGYIPAERFLPFLSWTAIAALPDKANTVIVLPTGAIEQHGPHLPCSVDSVISSGVAGHALARLPEEIPAFAIPPITYGKSDEHLNFPGTLTLTGDTLLQTVLEIAESLYRAGFRKLLMINGHGGQPQVLQMASREMRLRHGDMIMIPHDVFRVPNVENQFLSAQEQKMAMHAGHSETAVMLALAPECVHMEHAVANYPPAFPCPTLSSGRPVAAWASYDFGPSGVIGDPIGATAEQGHAILDSLAASWAQAITEIHLMEWTVRSEPTWGKHHWNGFVQTRFTPPSSSLASE is encoded by the coding sequence ATGATTAACGGCTATATTCCCGCAGAACGTTTTCTCCCTTTTCTGAGCTGGACAGCTATCGCTGCTCTGCCCGACAAGGCTAACACCGTGATTGTCTTACCGACCGGCGCCATCGAACAGCATGGCCCGCATCTGCCGTGTTCGGTGGACAGCGTGATTTCCTCCGGCGTCGCGGGTCACGCACTGGCGCGGCTTCCGGAAGAGATTCCGGCCTTCGCGATTCCGCCCATTACTTACGGCAAGTCGGACGAGCATCTGAACTTCCCCGGCACGCTGACCCTGACCGGCGACACGCTGTTGCAGACGGTGCTGGAAATTGCCGAATCGCTCTACCGCGCCGGGTTCCGCAAACTGCTGATGATCAATGGGCACGGCGGACAGCCGCAGGTGCTGCAAATGGCCTCGCGGGAAATGCGCCTGCGTCACGGGGACATGATCATGATCCCGCACGACGTGTTCCGCGTGCCTAACGTGGAAAATCAGTTCCTGAGTGCGCAGGAGCAGAAAATGGCGATGCATGCCGGTCACAGCGAAACGGCAGTGATGCTGGCTCTGGCACCGGAATGCGTTCACATGGAGCACGCTGTCGCCAATTATCCGCCGGCGTTTCCCTGTCCGACGCTGTCATCTGGCCGCCCTGTCGCCGCCTGGGCTTCTTATGATTTTGGTCCGAGCGGCGTAATCGGCGATCCGATTGGCGCAACCGCCGAACAGGGGCACGCGATCCTCGATTCGCTGGCGGCAAGCTGGGCGCAGGCGATCACGGAGATCCACCTGATGGAATGGACAGTCCGCAGCGAACCCACCTGGGGTAAACACCACTGGAACGGCTTTGTGCAAACCCGCTTCACTCCTCCTTCGTCTTCTCTGGCCTCTGAATAA
- a CDS encoding RidA family protein → MSLDAGAGKPLANYAAWRRAGDFVFLSGVIPVNPQSGTIVRGFQDIPAEARLLLGETGEFSTDIKQGPILAQSWYVLESIRHIIEDAGGQMSDVIKLVQYFRNLDHFPYYSRVRKLFYPGQPPVSTVVQVSEMLPCADVLIEVEATAWLPRSR, encoded by the coding sequence ATGAGTCTTGACGCGGGTGCGGGTAAACCGCTCGCCAACTATGCCGCGTGGCGCCGCGCGGGCGATTTTGTTTTTCTCTCGGGCGTGATTCCGGTTAATCCGCAGAGCGGGACCATCGTGCGCGGCTTTCAGGATATCCCCGCCGAAGCACGCCTGCTGTTGGGTGAAACCGGCGAATTCTCGACTGATATCAAACAGGGGCCGATCCTCGCCCAGAGCTGGTATGTGCTCGAAAGTATCCGCCACATCATTGAAGACGCCGGCGGGCAGATGAGTGATGTGATCAAGCTGGTGCAGTACTTTCGCAATCTTGATCATTTCCCCTATTACAGCCGGGTCAGAAAGCTTTTTTATCCCGGTCAACCGCCGGTTTCTACCGTGGTTCAGGTCAGCGAAATGCTGCCCTGCGCCGACGTGCTGATTGAAGTGGAAGCCACCGCCTGGTTACCCCGGTCCCGCTAA
- a CDS encoding amidohydrolase family protein — protein sequence MNFPSFASPLNGIANVRLPAWLLPAGWPEEAGEPVTADLRVEAGKITTMTPFQPDQNDLWDAQGMLALPGLLEPHAHLDKTFTIGRSRPLKPGLLAAIETLHEDRRHWTTADLHQRARQGMAWAAANGVTRLRTHIDWFDATPPLAWAALATITQPGVMLERVALVPLTLFADSEAADRIAAAVAQSGNHCLLGGFIHSSNWDPAAMTNLMRSASRWQLNLDLHIDEELSPVAHGLSWLAHYLSENRFSGHICCSHGCALASGSEHQAVEVLRLLAEQRVTLIALPMTNLLLQDAVTGRTPRQRGITLLKEAQAAGVPVLLGCDNVQDAFCPAGSYDPLDTLACALFALQLDNVFDWQSRLICDVAALSGDAPPGLPLAPGSDATLILFPGSDSLTWPLNSAARLVFHHGRLAHQRTWNPELSHES from the coding sequence ATGAACTTTCCTTCTTTTGCCTCACCGTTAAACGGCATTGCCAACGTTCGCCTTCCCGCCTGGCTGCTTCCTGCCGGGTGGCCTGAGGAGGCAGGTGAACCGGTGACGGCAGATCTGCGCGTTGAGGCAGGCAAAATAACTACCATGACGCCTTTTCAGCCCGACCAGAATGATTTGTGGGACGCACAGGGCATGCTGGCGCTGCCAGGTCTGCTCGAACCTCATGCGCATCTTGATAAAACCTTCACCATTGGTCGCAGCCGTCCCCTAAAACCCGGTCTGCTGGCCGCGATTGAAACCCTGCATGAGGATCGCCGGCACTGGACCACGGCAGATCTTCATCAGCGTGCCCGACAGGGAATGGCATGGGCCGCCGCCAACGGCGTAACCCGCCTGCGCACCCATATTGACTGGTTCGATGCCACGCCGCCGCTGGCCTGGGCGGCACTGGCCACTATCACACAACCCGGCGTCATGCTGGAACGGGTGGCGCTGGTCCCGCTGACTCTTTTTGCCGACAGCGAGGCCGCTGACCGCATCGCCGCTGCGGTGGCGCAAAGCGGGAACCACTGCCTGCTGGGTGGATTTATCCACTCATCCAACTGGGATCCGGCCGCCATGACCAACCTGATGCGCAGTGCCTCGCGCTGGCAACTGAATCTGGATTTGCATATCGATGAAGAGCTCTCGCCGGTGGCACACGGCCTGAGCTGGCTGGCGCATTACCTGTCAGAAAATAGATTCAGCGGCCATATCTGTTGCAGCCATGGCTGCGCGCTGGCCTCCGGCAGTGAACATCAGGCAGTGGAGGTCCTGCGTTTGCTGGCGGAGCAGCGCGTCACGCTGATTGCACTGCCGATGACCAACCTGCTGTTGCAGGACGCCGTCACCGGCCGTACGCCACGACAGCGCGGCATAACGCTGCTGAAAGAGGCGCAGGCGGCAGGCGTTCCGGTGCTGCTCGGTTGCGATAACGTGCAGGACGCTTTTTGTCCGGCCGGCAGCTACGACCCGCTGGATACGCTGGCCTGTGCCCTGTTCGCACTGCAGCTGGATAACGTTTTTGACTGGCAGTCGCGACTGATCTGCGATGTCGCCGCGCTGAGCGGTGATGCACCGCCCGGCCTGCCACTCGCACCTGGCAGCGATGCCACGCTGATTCTCTTTCCAGGCAGCGACAGCCTGACCTGGCCTTTAAACAGCGCAGCCCGGCTGGTTTTCCACCATGGCAGGCTTGCCCACCAACGTACCTGGAATCCGGAGTTATCCCATGAGTCTTGA
- a CDS encoding PDR/VanB family oxidoreductase, with translation MTMNDAGLIPVTIKAIGENGKGNISLQLIAQDGGLLPPWLPGAHIDLFIPEIGPRQYSLCNENHSGEYYEICVKLADNATGGSHFIHHHFSANDTLNISMPRNHFPLPAAGRYLLFAGGIGITPLLAMAEQISRQSIEFELHYYISGLDKAAYIPRLTAPSLAKNLFLHDSSANDSLRHTTPLSLCQPDANTQVMACGPDGFIKRLEEIMYTHHWHKNQLSFERFSNNTINKNNANSEFHIELKSSGKRYLVGSDQSIAEVLLSARVDIMLSCEQGICGSCITDVIDGIPDHRDCVLTEEEKAENTQITLCCSRAKSPVLVLDL, from the coding sequence ATGACGATGAATGATGCCGGATTAATTCCTGTCACGATCAAGGCGATCGGCGAAAATGGTAAAGGAAATATTTCACTGCAACTTATTGCGCAGGACGGTGGATTATTACCGCCCTGGTTACCCGGTGCGCACATTGACCTTTTCATTCCTGAAATTGGCCCGCGCCAGTATTCTCTCTGCAACGAAAATCACAGCGGGGAATATTATGAAATCTGCGTAAAACTGGCAGACAACGCGACCGGCGGGTCGCACTTTATTCATCATCATTTCAGTGCTAACGACACACTCAATATCTCGATGCCACGTAACCATTTCCCTCTGCCAGCCGCCGGGCGCTATCTGTTATTTGCCGGAGGAATTGGCATTACGCCACTGCTGGCGATGGCGGAACAGATTTCTCGGCAAAGCATTGAATTTGAACTGCACTACTACATTTCGGGCCTGGATAAAGCGGCGTATATACCGCGTCTCACAGCACCTTCACTGGCAAAAAATCTCTTTTTACATGACAGCAGTGCAAACGATTCCCTGCGGCACACGACGCCGCTGAGCCTGTGTCAGCCGGATGCCAATACGCAGGTGATGGCCTGTGGCCCGGATGGGTTTATTAAGCGCCTTGAAGAGATTATGTACACGCACCACTGGCATAAGAATCAATTATCTTTTGAGCGATTCAGCAATAACACTATAAACAAAAATAACGCCAACTCTGAATTTCACATTGAGCTGAAATCCAGCGGAAAACGTTATTTAGTTGGTTCAGACCAAAGCATTGCAGAAGTCTTATTGAGTGCCAGAGTCGATATTATGCTGTCGTGCGAACAGGGTATTTGCGGCTCATGCATTACGGATGTCATCGACGGTATTCCCGATCACCGCGACTGCGTGCTGACAGAAGAAGAGAAAGCGGAGAACACGCAGATTACGCTGTGCTGTTCGCGCGCTAAGAGTCCTGTTCTGGTCCTGGACCTGTAA
- a CDS encoding LysR family transcriptional regulator: MFAFSRFLLYFTEVARQGSFRKASETLHVAASSIDRQILRVEKELAMPLFERHPTGLRLTAAGELLLHAANNWKKDFTRVCEQLDDLRGLRRGHVRIATIDAINRQFFSAMLRKVHADYPNISFTLTTMNNVDIQQALISGDADFGLMLNPQSSRELQVRAFAEIELGIVVPKGHPLGDRSHVRFSQCMEYPFILPAAPLMLAEPVQALMNINGDMINEVAVSNNIHMIRTLIKEKMGIGILCWLDIIDEVESDELQFIPLTDPQLKTFTLSLCVAPTRQLSLAASMMLKQLEMLFSEIQMPRGDRD, encoded by the coding sequence ATGTTCGCATTCTCACGGTTTTTGCTGTACTTCACTGAGGTTGCCCGCCAGGGCTCGTTTCGTAAGGCGTCAGAAACCTTACATGTCGCCGCATCGTCGATTGACCGGCAGATCCTGCGGGTGGAAAAAGAACTGGCAATGCCGCTGTTTGAACGGCACCCGACCGGATTACGGCTAACGGCAGCCGGCGAGCTGCTATTGCACGCCGCCAACAACTGGAAAAAGGATTTCACCCGCGTCTGCGAGCAACTCGATGACCTGCGCGGTCTGCGGCGCGGACACGTGCGAATTGCCACCATTGACGCCATCAACCGGCAGTTTTTCTCGGCGATGCTCAGGAAGGTGCATGCTGATTATCCGAATATCTCTTTCACGCTGACCACCATGAACAATGTGGACATTCAGCAGGCGCTGATATCTGGCGATGCTGACTTTGGTCTGATGCTTAATCCGCAAAGTTCACGAGAGTTGCAGGTACGCGCTTTTGCAGAAATCGAGCTGGGGATTGTGGTGCCGAAAGGGCACCCGCTCGGCGACAGAAGCCACGTGCGTTTTAGCCAGTGCATGGAATATCCGTTTATCCTGCCGGCTGCGCCGCTGATGCTGGCCGAACCCGTCCAGGCGCTGATGAATATCAACGGCGACATGATTAACGAAGTCGCGGTATCCAATAACATCCACATGATCCGCACGCTGATTAAAGAGAAAATGGGCATCGGTATTCTCTGCTGGCTCGACATCATTGATGAGGTGGAAAGCGATGAACTGCAATTTATTCCGCTGACCGATCCGCAATTAAAAACGTTCACCCTTTCGTTGTGCGTCGCCCCGACAAGACAGCTTTCGCTGGCCGCCTCGATGATGCTCAAACAGCTGGAGATGTTGTTCAGCGAGATCCAGATGCCGCGAGGTGATCGGGATTGA